A single region of the Corallococcus macrosporus genome encodes:
- a CDS encoding dihydrolipoamide acetyltransferase family protein — translation MATFEFKLPDLGEGVAEGELVKWHVKEGDLVKEDQVLCEVMTDKATVTVPTPHAGRVVKTHGREGDMAKVHQLLVTMELEGSAPAAAAPAHGAPAAHGAPAASPAQAAAPAAPASATKVLATPVTRRMAREHGLDLAEISGSGPQGRVTKADVVAALEGGTGAPKKNEVAAPAPQAARPAAPPVSSGKGDERIALRGLRKKIAEKMVRSKFTMPHFAFVEEVDATDLVALRTRLNSQLAAAGDGTKLTYLPFIVKATIAAMKKFPHLNANFDESTQELVVRGEYNIGIAVATPDGLTVAVVRNADQLTLGELAKEISRLSVAARDRKLKMEELTGGTFTITSLGQSGGLFATPILNHPEVGILGVHKLKKRPAVKNDQVVVRDMMNLSLSCDHRVIDGDVAASFVYEIIKYLEAPDLLFLAMA, via the coding sequence ATGGCGACTTTCGAATTCAAGCTCCCGGACCTCGGTGAAGGCGTGGCGGAGGGCGAGCTCGTCAAGTGGCACGTCAAGGAGGGCGACCTGGTGAAGGAAGACCAGGTGCTCTGCGAGGTGATGACGGACAAGGCCACCGTCACCGTGCCCACCCCCCACGCCGGCCGCGTCGTGAAGACGCACGGCCGTGAGGGCGACATGGCGAAGGTGCACCAGCTGCTGGTGACGATGGAGCTGGAGGGGAGCGCTCCCGCGGCGGCCGCCCCTGCCCATGGCGCCCCGGCGGCGCACGGAGCTCCGGCTGCGAGCCCCGCGCAGGCGGCGGCGCCCGCGGCTCCCGCTTCCGCCACGAAGGTGCTGGCCACGCCCGTCACGCGCCGCATGGCGCGCGAGCACGGCCTGGACCTGGCGGAGATCTCCGGCTCGGGGCCTCAGGGCCGCGTGACGAAGGCGGACGTGGTGGCGGCGCTGGAGGGTGGCACCGGCGCGCCGAAGAAGAACGAGGTCGCGGCTCCCGCGCCCCAGGCCGCGCGTCCGGCGGCGCCGCCCGTGTCCTCGGGCAAGGGCGACGAGCGCATCGCGCTGCGCGGGCTGCGCAAGAAGATCGCCGAGAAGATGGTGCGCTCGAAGTTCACGATGCCGCACTTCGCGTTCGTGGAGGAGGTGGACGCCACGGACCTGGTCGCGCTGCGCACGCGGCTCAACAGCCAGCTGGCGGCGGCAGGGGACGGCACGAAGCTGACCTACCTGCCGTTCATCGTGAAGGCGACCATCGCGGCGATGAAGAAGTTCCCGCACCTCAACGCGAACTTCGACGAGTCGACGCAGGAGCTGGTGGTGCGCGGCGAGTACAACATCGGCATCGCGGTGGCCACGCCGGACGGCCTCACGGTGGCGGTGGTGCGCAACGCGGATCAGCTCACGCTGGGCGAGCTGGCGAAGGAGATCTCCCGCCTGAGCGTCGCGGCGCGCGACCGCAAGCTGAAGATGGAGGAGCTGACGGGCGGCACCTTCACCATCACCTCGCTGGGGCAGAGCGGCGGCCTGTTCGCCACGCCCATCCTGAACCACCCCGAGGTGGGCATCCTGGGCGTTCACAAGCTGAAGAAGCGCCCGGCGGTGAAGAACGACCAGGTCGTCGTCCGGGACATGATGAACCTGTCGCTGTCCTGCGACCACCGCGTCATCGACGGCGACGTCGCGGCGAGCTTCGTGTACGAGATCATCAAGTACCTGGAGGCGCCGGAC
- the lipA gene encoding lipoyl synthase, whose amino-acid sequence MATPDRFPLPQVSESTRKPEWLKVRLPHGEGYERVKAIVKRVGLATVCEEARCPNIAECWGGGTATVMLMGEVCTRACRFCHVKVGAPPPLDPMEPIHLAQAVKEMNLEYIVVTSVNRDDRPDGGASHFASAIRELRKESPRTLVEVLIPDFKGKEEDLATVAEAKPHVVAHNVETVERLTPTVRDRRATYRQSLRVLEYLKNRPEKVYTKTSVMVGLGETDEELERTFKDLRDVGVDVLTLGQYLQPSQYHLRVERFVTPAQFEAYKTLAESYGFLYVASGPLVRSSYRAAEFFMKGLMERERVERLG is encoded by the coding sequence ATGGCGACTCCCGACCGGTTCCCCCTCCCACAGGTCTCTGAGAGCACCCGTAAACCCGAGTGGTTGAAGGTGCGTCTGCCGCATGGCGAGGGCTATGAGCGGGTGAAGGCCATCGTGAAGCGGGTGGGGCTGGCCACGGTGTGCGAGGAGGCCCGCTGCCCGAACATCGCCGAGTGCTGGGGCGGAGGCACCGCCACGGTGATGCTGATGGGCGAGGTGTGCACGCGCGCCTGCCGCTTCTGCCACGTGAAGGTCGGGGCGCCCCCGCCGCTGGACCCGATGGAGCCCATCCATCTGGCGCAGGCGGTGAAGGAGATGAACCTCGAGTACATCGTCGTCACGTCGGTGAACCGCGACGACCGTCCGGACGGGGGCGCCAGCCACTTCGCGTCCGCCATCCGGGAGCTGCGCAAGGAGAGCCCGCGCACGCTCGTGGAGGTCCTCATCCCGGACTTCAAGGGCAAGGAAGAGGACCTGGCCACGGTGGCGGAGGCGAAGCCGCACGTGGTGGCGCACAACGTGGAGACGGTGGAGCGGCTGACGCCGACGGTGCGCGACCGCCGCGCCACGTACCGCCAGTCCCTGCGCGTGCTGGAGTACCTCAAGAACCGCCCGGAGAAGGTCTACACCAAGACGTCCGTCATGGTGGGCCTGGGCGAGACGGATGAGGAACTGGAGCGCACGTTCAAGGACCTGCGCGACGTGGGCGTGGACGTGCTCACGCTGGGCCAGTACCTGCAGCCGTCGCAGTACCACCTGCGCGTGGAGCGCTTCGTGACGCCCGCGCAGTTCGAGGCCTACAAGACGCTGGCGGAGTCCTACGGATTCCTCTACGTGGCGTCCGGGCCGCTGGTGCGCTCCAGCTACCGCGCCGCCGAGTTCTTCATGAAGGGCCTGATGGAGCGCGAGCGCGTCGAGCGACTCGGCTGA